CAGTTGCCGTCCGCGCCATGAGCACGAAGCGTCGTGCGTGGCGCGACGGACGGTGGGCGGTGTGGCTGGCCGGGCTGGTGACGTTCGCCGTGCGCCTCCCGCTGCTCACCCGCCCGCGGGGATATGTGTTCGACGAGGTCTTCTACGCAGCCGATGCGGTCGACTTGCTGCAGTGGGGCGCCGAGTCCGGGCGGGCGGTGCACCCGCCGCTCGGAAAGTGGCTGATCGCGGGCGGGATCCGCGTGTTCGGGTTCACGCCGACGGGTTGGCGAATCTCGTCGGTCCTGGCGGGCGCGGTGATCGCTGCGCTGGTCGTCGCGACGGCACGGCGGTTGGGTGCCTCGCCGGTGCTCGCCTTGTGCGCCGGGCTCGCGATCTGCCTCGACGGCGTCATGTTCGTGACCTCACGACTGGCGTTGCTCGACATCTTCGTGGCCATGTTCCTCGCGTTCGCCTTGTGGTTCGTGGTGGTGGCGTGGACGTCGCAGCCGGACCGCCGACGGTGCCGGCGAGCGCTGCTGGCCGCCCTGGTGTCGGCGGGGCTGGCGACGGGTGTGAAGTGGTCCGGGGCGTGGATCGTCCCCGTCGTGGCCGCCGTGGCGGTCGTGCTCGACTGGCGGCAGGTCGCACCCGGCCGCGCTCGGTGGCGCGCGTGGGGGCGCACCGCCGCGCGGGTCGTGCTGGTGCCGCTGGTCGTCTACGCAGCGGCGTGGCTGCCCCGCGAGATCGGTCCGGCGCGGCTGACGCCTCGCGGGTTCTGGGACGACCACGTGGCCATCGCCCGCTTCCACGCCGACTTGGTGCCGAAGAACGTGTACGCCGCTTCCGGCACCACCTGGTTCCTGCAGACCCGGCCCGCCGCGCTGTACCGCCTCGATTGCACGCCGGCCATGGCACGTTCGGTCGTGGGTCTGTGCCCGCACTCGTCGCACCCCACCGAGATCCGCATCCTGGCCGTGGTCAACCCGGTCGTCTGGGCGGCCGGGATGGCCGGGCTGGCCGCTCTGGTGGTCCTGATCGCGTGGCGGCGCGACGGGCTGGCTGCGGTACTGGTCGGCGCGGTCGGCACCCAGTGGCTGCCGTGGATCATCAACTCCCGTGCCGCGTACAGCTTCTACGAAGCTGCCGTGGTGCCACCCGTCGTGGTCGGCGCCGCGTACGCGTTGTCCCGAGCGACGCGGCCGGCGTGGAAGTGGCTGGCGCCGGCGGTCACCGTGGGCGCGCTCGCCATGTTCGTGTTCCTGTATCCCATCTGGACGGGTCTGCCCCTGTCGCACCACGCCGCCGAGCTCCGCCGGCTGATGGGGTCCTGGCCATGAGCTGGCCCGACACCGCCGCCGGCCCGTCGACCGTCACCCGCCGGTCGATCACCGCGGTGGGGCTCGCCCGGCTGGGCGGGCTGGCGGTGTGGGCTGCGCTGCTCGCGTGGACCTGGGGCGGCCGCGGCGTGGCGATCGGGTTCCCGCTGGCGTACTGGTTCCTGCTCGGCGTCGCGGTGGCCGCTGCGGGGACCCGGTTCCGTTGGGTCGGCCTCGCGGCGGTCGTGGCCGCGCTCGGCGTGTACTGGCACGTGTGGGGCTTCCCGCTGTCGGACCGGGAGGCGCTGATCTTGTGGTTGGTCGGCGCGCTGGCCGTCGTCACGCTCGGCCGGCCAGATCGGTCGCTGTGGCGACTGCTCGTCGACTGGCTGCCGTTCGCGGGGTTGCTGATCCTGTACGACTACTCCCGCGGTGCCGCGCACTTCTTGCACATGCCGGTCCAGGTCGACGCGCCGCTGAACGTCGACAAGTTCCTGGCCTTCGGTCACGTCCCGACCATCTGGCTGCAACAACACCTGCTCGGGGTGCAACGCCCGATCGACGTGGTCGGCGCCACGTTCGTCCCGCAACGGCCGGTCGCGTGGTGGGAGCTGCTGGTCAGCCTCTGCTACCTGTCACACTTCATCGCGTCGTATGCGCTCGCCGCCTGGCTGTGGTTCCGCGACCACGACGCCTGGTGGCGCTACACGAAGCGGTTCATCACGTTGAGCTACCTCGGCGTCGCCACGTACGCGCTGGCGCCGGGAGCACCGCCGTGGCTGGCGGCCGCGAAGTACCACCGCTTCGGCGATTGGCTGATTCCGCGCACGGTCAACCGCGGGTACGACTGGTGGCACCTCCACTTCGCCGCCCACCTGATCGACAAGGGACAAGCGGCCGTGAACTTGCAAGCCGCGCTGCCGTCGCTGCACGAGGCGTTCGCGACCTTGGTGTCGGTCACGTTGTGGCCGCGGGTCCGTAACCCGTTCGTGCGCGTGCTGCTGGTGCTGTATCCGCTGTGGATGGGGTTCTCGCTGGTCCTCTCCGGCGAGCACTACGTGGCCGACCTCTTGCTCGGCGTGGTGTATGTCGTGATCGTGGTCGTGGCGTGGGACCGCATCGATGCGTGGTGGGATCGGCGCAAGGCGGGGATCTAACGTGAGAGGCTGCTCATGCCCGACCGCCAGCCGCCCCGCCTCAGCTACCAGCCGGCCCTCGATGGCCTCCGCGGCATTGCAGTTGCGGCGGTGCTGTGCTTCCACAGCTCGATGCCGTGGATGCGCGGTGGCGAGCTCGGGGTCGACCTGTTCTTCGTCCTGTCAGGCTTCTTGATCACGACGCTGCTGGTCGAGGAGCACTTCAACACCGGCGCGATCAGCCTGCGCTCGTTCTGGGCCCGCCGCGTCCGGCGCCTGTTTCCCGCGCTGGCCTTGGTGCTGGTCGGTGTGGCCGTCTACGCGGCGTTCGTGGCCGACCCGAGCCAGATGGGCTCGATCCGGCTCGACGCGCTGGCGTCGCTCACGTACTGGGCGAACTGGCGGTTCATCTTCAGCCACCAGTCGTACTTCGCCCACTTCGGGGCACCCTCGCCGCTGCGGCACGTGTGGTCGCTGAGCGTCGAGGAGCAGTGGTACCTGGTGTGGCCCTTCGCCATGATCGTCATGCTCCGGCTGGTGCGTGGTCGCCTCGAGCGGCTGCTGCCGCTGCTGATCGGCCTGACGCTCACGTCCGTGGCGATCATGTCGATCGTCTCGGCGGGCCCCACGGGCCTCGACCGGGCGTACTACGGCACCGACAGCCGGGCGCAGACGTTGCTGATCGGCGCCACGCTCGCGCTGGTGCTGGCCCGCTGGCCGGTGGTGCGGCGGCGAGCCCGCGCCGCGATCCAGGTGCTGGGTCTGGGCGGGGCGGCGTTCTGTGGCTGGGCCATGGTCACTCAGCGCGGCGACTCGCACTGGATGCTGAACGGCGGCTACGCGCTGTTCGCGGTGGCCGGGGCGGCCGTGGTCGCGGCGGCCATGATGCCGCGCACCGGCCTGTTGAAATCGGTGTTGCGCGTGCGGCCGCTGGTGTGGTTGGGGCGCATCTCCTACGGCCTGTACTTGTGGCACTGGCCGATCAACGTGTGGCTCGACCCGGACCGCGTGCACTTGTCACGCTGGCCGCTGTTCGGTCTGCGCACCGTGGTGGCGGTGGCCGTCTCGGTCTTGTCGTACGTGTTGGTGGAACAGCCGATCCGGCGCCGGCGCATCTCGTTCGCCCGGCCCCGCCTGACCCTCGTCGGTGCCGCCGCCACCGCCGCAGTGATCATCGTGGCAGCCACCACGTTGGGCACGGGTGGGTCGCGCCTCGAAGCGTCGTCGCTCACCTCGGGCAACGACCCTCGGACCACCCTGCCCGCGAACCTCACCGTGCCGCCCACGACCGTGGCGCAAGTTCCGATCCCGCCCGTGCCGCCCACCCGCCCCACCCGCGTGCTGATCGTCGGCGACTCGACGGGTTGGACGCTGGGGTGGGGGATCGAGGACCGCTACCGGCCCGGCATCTCGCTCGACAACGTGGCGGTGATCGGCTGCGGGTTGCTGCCCGACGCCCGCGCCGTGATCGACGGCCGGGTCGACGGCCCCCAGATGCGCGGGGAGTGCATGAAGCAAGACCAGCGCTGGGCGTTCGTGCTCGAGCGCGACCACCCCGACATCGTGGTCATGGCCTTCGGCGCGTGGGAGGTGTTCGACCAAGAGCGCGCCGACGGCACCGACCTGAAGGTCGGCACCGCAACGTGGCGCGACGCGCTGTTGAGCCAGTTCCGCCATGACATCGATTTCCTCAACCGCTACTCCCACACCCGCATCGTCTTGCTCGACGTGCCCTGCTACCAGGAGCGGGACCGCAGCCTGGGAGGCACCACCAGCGCCCGCAACGACCCGAAGCGGGTCGGCGCCGTGCAACGCGTCTTCAACGAGATGGCGCGCCGGCACGCCGACCAGGTCACGACGTTGCCGATCTCCCAGTGGTTCTGCCCGGGCGGGAAGTACCTCGAGAGCCGCGACGGCGTCGTGCTGCGACCTGACGGGGTCCACACCAACATCCCCGGCGCATCGCTCACGTGGCAGGACTGGCTCACCCCTCGATTGCTCCAAGTGGGCCGCACCACCAAGGAAGCGCCCGTCGAGCCGGGCGTCACCGTGCCTTCTGCCGCTCCTGCCGCCGCGGCAGTTGGCTCGCCATAGGCTCCGGGCCGTGAAGTTGACGAGAGAGTTCACGGTCGGGCTGGACCCCGAGCAGGCGTGGGCGGCGCTGCGCGACATCTCGCAAGTGGCCTCCCTCGTGCCGGGCGCCCGGATCGACGAAGGGGCGGACGACGACTGCCGGGGATCTTTGCGGGTCACCGTCGGGCGGACTGCGGCGCGCTACGACGGCGTGGCGCGGGTCGTCGAGCGTGACGAGGCTGCTCACCGTGCGGTCGTACATCTGGAGGGAAAGGAATCCCAGGGGCACGGCAGCGCGGTCGTCACCCTGACCTCCAGCGCGTCGCCAGCCGAGGACGGCACCCGGGTGAGCCTGGTGGCCGAGGTGACGGTGACCGGACGCTTCTCCCGCGCCGACCAGGGCGCCATGGCCGACACGTTCGACGGGCTCGTCGACGGGTTTCTCGAGGCATCCACCACAGCCGGCCTGCTCGCCGGCACCGCGAGCGCCATCGCGGTGAGCGAAGCGCGGTCCGGGCCGTCGGCCTCGGTGGCGTCGGCCTCGGCGGCTTCGTCCGAGTCGACGACCGAGCAAGGACCGACGGCGCCTGCGCCCGAGCCGCCGCGGCGGGCCATGGCCCCGCGCGCTGCGTCCACCCCGTTGCCGTCACCGTCGGCGCCGGGCCGAGAGAAGGAGGCCGCCGCGGCCTTCGCGGTGCTGGTGATCTTGTGGTGGCTGATGCGCCGCCACCGCGCGTGACGCGGGCGGGGAGCGGGGACGTGCGGTCCACCGACGCCGCCGAGGCAGCAGACGTCGAGGCCGTCGCCGCCCTGCTCGGCCGTCGCCCGGCGGGCCGCTTCGAGGTCGTCGTCCGTCACGCCGACGGGTCGCCGCTCGTGATCCGCAACGCCCCGCTGCTCGACGACGGCACGCCGATGCCCACCCGGTTCTGGCTCGTCGGCCAACCGGAGCGCACATGGATCGGCCGGCTCGAATCGACCGGCGGTGTCGACGCCGCCGAGGCCCGAGTCGACGACGGGGAGTTGGCCGCCGCGCACGAGCGCTATGCGGCCGAACGCGATGCCGACCTACCTGCCGGCCACGATGGTCCGCGCCCGTCGGGCGGCGTCGGCGGCACGCGGGTGGGCGTCAAGTGCCTGCACGCGCACTACGCCTGGTACTTGGCGGGCGGTGACGACCCGGTTGGGGAGTGGACCGCCACCCGGCTGGCCGAGGACGGGCTCCGACCCGCGGTGGCTCCACCGCCGCCGTCGCCGGCTGCCGGCCGCGAGCCGTGACGGGCAGGGTTGCCGCCGTCGATTGCGGCACCAACTCCACCCGCCTGCTGGTGGCCGAAGCCGCGCCTGGGGCCGAGGCCGGCGAATCGCTGCGGACCGTGGTGCGCCTCATGCGGATCACCCGGCTGGGCCAAGGCGTCG
This window of the Acidimicrobiales bacterium genome carries:
- a CDS encoding phospholipid carrier-dependent glycosyltransferase; this encodes MSTKRRAWRDGRWAVWLAGLVTFAVRLPLLTRPRGYVFDEVFYAADAVDLLQWGAESGRAVHPPLGKWLIAGGIRVFGFTPTGWRISSVLAGAVIAALVVATARRLGASPVLALCAGLAICLDGVMFVTSRLALLDIFVAMFLAFALWFVVVAWTSQPDRRRCRRALLAALVSAGLATGVKWSGAWIVPVVAAVAVVLDWRQVAPGRARWRAWGRTAARVVLVPLVVYAAAWLPREIGPARLTPRGFWDDHVAIARFHADLVPKNVYAASGTTWFLQTRPAALYRLDCTPAMARSVVGLCPHSSHPTEIRILAVVNPVVWAAGMAGLAALVVLIAWRRDGLAAVLVGAVGTQWLPWIINSRAAYSFYEAAVVPPVVVGAAYALSRATRPAWKWLAPAVTVGALAMFVFLYPIWTGLPLSHHAAELRRLMGSWP
- a CDS encoding phosphatase PAP2 family protein: MSWPDTAAGPSTVTRRSITAVGLARLGGLAVWAALLAWTWGGRGVAIGFPLAYWFLLGVAVAAAGTRFRWVGLAAVVAALGVYWHVWGFPLSDREALILWLVGALAVVTLGRPDRSLWRLLVDWLPFAGLLILYDYSRGAAHFLHMPVQVDAPLNVDKFLAFGHVPTIWLQQHLLGVQRPIDVVGATFVPQRPVAWWELLVSLCYLSHFIASYALAAWLWFRDHDAWWRYTKRFITLSYLGVATYALAPGAPPWLAAAKYHRFGDWLIPRTVNRGYDWWHLHFAAHLIDKGQAAVNLQAALPSLHEAFATLVSVTLWPRVRNPFVRVLLVLYPLWMGFSLVLSGEHYVADLLLGVVYVVIVVVAWDRIDAWWDRRKAGI
- a CDS encoding acyltransferase family protein, which produces MPDRQPPRLSYQPALDGLRGIAVAAVLCFHSSMPWMRGGELGVDLFFVLSGFLITTLLVEEHFNTGAISLRSFWARRVRRLFPALALVLVGVAVYAAFVADPSQMGSIRLDALASLTYWANWRFIFSHQSYFAHFGAPSPLRHVWSLSVEEQWYLVWPFAMIVMLRLVRGRLERLLPLLIGLTLTSVAIMSIVSAGPTGLDRAYYGTDSRAQTLLIGATLALVLARWPVVRRRARAAIQVLGLGGAAFCGWAMVTQRGDSHWMLNGGYALFAVAGAAVVAAAMMPRTGLLKSVLRVRPLVWLGRISYGLYLWHWPINVWLDPDRVHLSRWPLFGLRTVVAVAVSVLSYVLVEQPIRRRRISFARPRLTLVGAAATAAVIIVAATTLGTGGSRLEASSLTSGNDPRTTLPANLTVPPTTVAQVPIPPVPPTRPTRVLIVGDSTGWTLGWGIEDRYRPGISLDNVAVIGCGLLPDARAVIDGRVDGPQMRGECMKQDQRWAFVLERDHPDIVVMAFGAWEVFDQERADGTDLKVGTATWRDALLSQFRHDIDFLNRYSHTRIVLLDVPCYQERDRSLGGTTSARNDPKRVGAVQRVFNEMARRHADQVTTLPISQWFCPGGKYLESRDGVVLRPDGVHTNIPGASLTWQDWLTPRLLQVGRTTKEAPVEPGVTVPSAAPAAAAVGSP
- a CDS encoding SRPBCC family protein yields the protein MKLTREFTVGLDPEQAWAALRDISQVASLVPGARIDEGADDDCRGSLRVTVGRTAARYDGVARVVERDEAAHRAVVHLEGKESQGHGSAVVTLTSSASPAEDGTRVSLVAEVTVTGRFSRADQGAMADTFDGLVDGFLEASTTAGLLAGTASAIAVSEARSGPSASVASASAASSESTTEQGPTAPAPEPPRRAMAPRAASTPLPSPSAPGREKEAAAAFAVLVILWWLMRRHRA
- a CDS encoding DUF501 domain-containing protein; the protein is MRSTDAAEAADVEAVAALLGRRPAGRFEVVVRHADGSPLVIRNAPLLDDGTPMPTRFWLVGQPERTWIGRLESTGGVDAAEARVDDGELAAAHERYAAERDADLPAGHDGPRPSGGVGGTRVGVKCLHAHYAWYLAGGDDPVGEWTATRLAEDGLRPAVAPPPPSPAAGREP